In Zalophus californianus isolate mZalCal1 chromosome 17, mZalCal1.pri.v2, whole genome shotgun sequence, one DNA window encodes the following:
- the CDH3 gene encoding cadherin-3: MELPNGLLVSLLLVLLLQAQVCWLPCVASEPCRAGFGKAEVTLEAGGAEPELGPAQRKGICIDCPEQESAPLSTDGDFTVPNDRTVQERKALKISPSNRILRRRKREWVVPPISVAENGKGPFPQRLNQLKSNKDRGTKIFYSITGPGADSPPEGVFTIEKETGWLLLNKPLDREKIAKYELFGHAVSENGASVEDPMNISIIVTDQNDHKPKFTQDVFRGSVLEGVLPGTSVMQVTATDEDDAVNTYNGVVAYSIHSQEPKDPHDLMFTVHRSTGTISVISSGLDRERVPEYTLTIQATDMDGDGSTTTAVAIVELLDANDNAPVFDPPKYEARVPENTVGHEVQRLTVTDLDAPNSPAWRTTYRILEGDDGDHFTITTHPESNQGILMTRKGLDFEAKNQHVLYVEVTNEAPFVVKLPTSTATVVVHVDDVNEAPVFVPPSKVIEVQEGISVGEPVCTYTAQDPDKGSQKISYHILRDPAGWLAMDPDSGQVTATGILDREDEQFVKNNVYEVMVLATDDGSPPTTGTGTLLLTLMDVNDHGPVPEPRQITICNQSPVPQVLNITDKDLSPHTSPFQAQLTHDSDIYWTAEVNEKGNTVALSLKKFLKQHTYDVHLSLADRGNKEQLTVIKATVCDCHGHVENCSRPWKGGFLLPILGAVLALLLLLLVLLLLVRKKRKVKEPLLLPEDDTRDNVFYYGEEGGGEEDQDYDITQLHRGLEARPEVVLRNDVAPTFIPTPMYRPRPANPDEIGNFIIENLKAANTDPTAPPYDSLLVFDYEGRGSDAASLSSLTSSASDQDQDYDYLNEWGSRFKKLADMYGGGQDD; encoded by the exons GGATTTGCATAGACTGCCCCGAGCAAGAGTCAGCCCCGCTTAGCACTGATGGTGATTTCACTGTGCCGAATGATAGAACAGTCCAG GAAAGGAAAGCATTGAAGATCTCCCCATCCAACCGTATCTTGCGAAGACGCAAGAGAGAATGGGTGGTTCCACCAATATCTGTCGCCGAGAATGGCAAGGGCCCCTTCCCCCAGAGGCTGAATCAG cTCAAATCTAATAAGGACAGAGGCACCAAGATTTTCTACAGCATCACAGGGCCTGGAGCAGACAGTCCCCCTGAGGGTGTCTTCACcatagagaaggaaacaggctgGTTGTTGTTGAATAAGCCACTGGACCGGGAGAAGATTGCAAAGTATGAG CTCTTTGGCCATGCTGTATCAGAGAATGGTGCCTCAGTGGAAGACCCCATGAACATCTCCATCATTGTCACAGACCAGAACGACCACAAACCCAAGTTCACCCAGGATGTTTTCAGAGGGAGCGTCTTGGAAGGGGTACTACCTG GCACTTCTGTGATGCAGGTGACAGCCACCGATGAGGACGATGCCGTCAACACGTACAATGGGGTGGTTGCTTACTCTATCCACAGCCAAGAGCCAAAGGACCCTCATGACCTCATGTTCACTGTCCACCGGAGCACGGGCACCATCAGTGTGATCTCCAGTGGCCTGGACCGGGAG aGAGTCCCCGAGTACACACTGACCATCCAGGCGACAGACATGGATGGGGATGGTTCTACCACCACCGCAGTGGCCATAGTAGAACTCCTCGATGCCAATGACAATGCTCCTGTGTTTGATCCTCCAAAG TACGAGGCCCGTGTACCCGAGAACACGGTGGGCCATGAGGTGCAGAGGCTGACGGTGACTGACCTGGATGCCCCCAACTCACCAGCATGGCGCACCACCTACCGCATCTTGGAAGGTGATGACGGGGACCATTTTACCATCACCACCCACCCCGAGAGCAACCAGGGCATCCTGATGACCAGAAAG gGCTTGGACTTCGAGGCCAAAAACCAGCACGTTCTGTATGTTGAAGTGACCAACGAGGCTCCCTTTGTGGTGAAGCTCCCAACCTCCACAGCCACCGTAGTGGTCCACGTGGACGATGTGAACGAGGCACCTGTGTTCGTCCCACCCTCCAAAGTCATCGAGGTCCAGGAGGGCATCTCTGTCGGGGAGCCTGTCTGCACCTATACTGCGCAGGATCCTGACAAAGGGAGTCAGAAGATCAG CTACCACATCCTGAGAGACCCAGCAGGGTGGCTAGCAATGGACCCAGACAGTGGGCAGGTCACTGCCACGGGGATCTTAGACCGTGAGGATGAACAGTTTGTGAAGAACAATGTCTACGAAGTCATGGTCTTGGCTACAGATGATG GAAGCCCTCCCACCACTGGCACTGGGACCCTCCTGCTAACACTTATGGACGTCAACGACCACGGCCCGGTCCCCGAGCCCCGTCAGATCACCATCTGCAACCAAAGCCCTGTGCCCCAAGTGCTGAACATCACGGACAAGGACCTgtccccccacacctcccctttCCAGGCCCAGCTCACACACGATTCGGACATCTACTGGACAGCAGAGGTCAACGAGAAAG GAAACACAGTGGCCTTGTCCTTGAAGAAGTTCCTGAAGCAACACACGTATGATGTGCACCTTTCTCTGGCTGACCGTGGCAACAAGGAACAGCTGACAGTGATCAAGGCTACCGTGTGTGACTGCCATGGCCATGTGGAGAACTGCTCCAGACCCTGGAAGGGGGGCTTCCTTCTCCCAATCCTGGGGGCTGTCCTGGCTCTGCTGC TCCTCCTGCTGGTGCTCCTCTTGCtggtgaggaagaagaggaaggtgaAGGAGCCCCTTCTACTCCCAGAAGATGACACCCGTGACAATGTCTTTTACTACGGTGAAGAGGGAGGTGGTGAGGAGGACCAG GACTATGACATCACCCAACTCCACCGGGGTCTGGAGGCCCGGCCTGAGGTGGTTCTCCGCAATGATGTGGCGCCAACCTTCATCCCCACACCCATGTACCGTCCACGTCCAGCCAACCCGGATGAGATCGGGAACTTCATCATTGAG AACCTGAAGGCAGCTAACACGGACCCCACAGCCCCGCCCTACGACTCCCTGTTGGTGTTTGACTACGAGGGCCGCGGCTCTGACGCTGCCTCCCTGAGCTCCCTCACCTCCTCAGCCTCTGACCAGGACCAAGACTATGACTATCTGAACGAGTGGGGCAGCCGCTTCAAGAAGCTGGCTGACATGTATGGCGGAGGCCAGGACGACTAG